A part of Onthophagus taurus isolate NC chromosome 7, IU_Otau_3.0, whole genome shotgun sequence genomic DNA contains:
- the LOC111415916 gene encoding ribonuclease H-like: protein MDFKSRKIVLNKGIQLFTDGAKSKDSVGAAFVVFYDGVEVYFEKIKLGALCENYHAELLAVNSAIKYVIKEKLDKCELYSDSISVLKGLKNMRKPSILQKDTWNLIKDSGSNINFFWIKGHSGIKGNERADQLAKEASICEDLQIDLNVLSKRSVKNRIRKFMLKKWQDRWDNSVTGRLTYQLCIELITGHGNFEEYLVV, encoded by the coding sequence ATGGATTTTAAGtcaagaaaaattgttttgaataaaGGAATCCAATTATTTACGGATGGTGCTAAGAGTAAGGATAGTGTTGGTGCTgcgtttgttgttttttatgaTGGTGTTgaagtttattttgaaaaaattaaattaggtgCGTTATGTGAAAATTATCATGCGGAATTATTGGCAGTGAATAGTGCaattaaatatgttattaaagaaaagttaGATAAGTGTGAATTATATAGTGATAGTATTTCAGTTTTAAAAGGCCTAAAGAACATGAGGAAACCATCTATTTTGCAAAAGGATACATGGAATTTGATTAAAGATTCAGGTagtaatattaatttcttttggaTTAAGGGTCACTCTGGAATCAAGGGTAATGAAAGAGCGGATCAGTTAGCTAAAGAAGCTTCGATCTGTGAAGATttacaaattgatttaaatgtgCTTTCTAAGAGATCAGTGAAAAATAGGATTAGGAAATTTATGTTGAAAAAATGGCAAGATAGATGGGATAACTCAGTGACTGGGAGGTTGACTTATCAGTTGTGTATAGAGTTAATTACTGGTCATGGCAATTTTGAGGAGTATTTAGTAGTTTGA